TGTATCTGCATGGATGGATTTTGTCACTGTTGTGTCCGTGTTGTCTCACCCCCATGAGATGTCCAATGGTGACGGAGAAGCCGATGGAGAGGGCGGCAGATCCCAGACGTCCGTTTCTCCTTTCATCCGTCACGGCGAAGATGCAAACCACGAGCTGCATGGTGAGGAAAACCTCCACAGTGGTGGCCATTCCCAGGCTGATGccaggctgcagctggagatGTATCAAAAATACATGCATCAGTCATAGaaagtataaatacacagatacatacagatgtttttcaatGGATGACCTCCTTATACTCATAAAACATGCTGTATTGAGCTGGTACATCCACTTAAATCTTCCAAATTCAATACATTCCCAAACTCTAAAATAAACGTAGCGTCGCCCCCAAcacatttgcttttgttttcttaaaacaTTCCTTACCGTGTTCATCGCCATGTTGCCTCTCATGTTACCGGGTGTGACCCCGTACAGCACAGCGGCCCCAGCTACAGCGCCCAGGCACTGGGCGACGATGTAGAAAATGGCGCGGAAAAGAGACATCTGTGAGCCGACAAGGTAGGCGAAGGTGACGGCAGGGTTGATGTGGCCGCCGCTGATGTGGCCAATAGACTGGATGAGGGTGGCAGCTGCCAGCCCAAAGCAGAGGGCCACATGGAGGACATGATGAGGCCCAGTGGTCCAGCGCAGGGCAGCGCCCATGCCGAAAAATACGAAGAACATGGTCCCAAAGAACTCTGCAAAGACCGCCCGCCAAAAATTCATGGACCGGAACTCCCACATGGTGACTGTTCACTTGAGGCTCTCCACCAGATgaagtgaaatttaaaaataaatcaggattAGTCTAGAAAAGGTCAATGTACCTTTTCAgtcccaaaacaaaaaaagggatCTCCCTCTCAGTTCGAAGACAAAAAACAGGATTTCAGAACGTCAACAGACGAATCCACTCAACAGCCATGAACTGTTAAAGCTGCGTTCGCTTGCCACCTCTGTCCACCTGTCGCAAAGACATAGGTGTGAGATGATGTGGGAGTGGGTGGAGATCTCAGGTGTGATGAGTTGTCAAGAGGAGGTGGGCATCAATGCTAAAGGGGTATTTCTAAAGCAGAGACGGGGATAGACAGAGTGTCCGGTGGACCTTTTAGCCTCTCTGACGGAGGGGAGAGGGCCAGACAGGGGCTTTATAATACCCCCCCAGGGGCCCCAGGTGACGCCATAATCCCCCTGCAGGGCCAAGGGCGGGGGGGCAGCGGTGCGGGACATCCTAAATCAAACAAACTTAACCCTTCTGTCTCCACCCCGTCACAGGCCGAGGCCAAAAGAGGCAGCAAATTTGAGAGGACAAACAGATAAAGCGAGAAAGAGTGGAAATCTAAGAAAGACATTTGAtgtaagagagaaagagacgacAGGAAGGATTGTGTCTTTATTcaagaggggggaggggggtggctGAGAGGAACAGCCTCAGTGAAGAGCAGCTGGAGCTGAGAGGACAAACTTTTCTTTGGGGCGTATGTCATCTGTTGACATATCATAACTGTCATAATCAGGGGACACAAATGCTCAAggacaaggacagaaaacacacatgcgtgcacaaagacctgcacacacaccaacacacacacacacacacacacacacacacacacacacacacacacacacacacacacacacacacacgcagacacacacacacacacacacacacacatatacgcaGATGCAGATAATACAGTTGGGGCCCCGGACGGAAGTGCTCAAAGCTAACAGCGCTGAACTGACCCATACACTGAAATGCCTGACCCTGTGAAACCATTGTCTGTACAATGCATGTGGGCCACGTATGGACGGAGacaagacaaaaatacatattaaacTAAAGCACAGACGCTAGTAAGTGTCGTAAATCTGACATGCTAAAGCTTCAGGATCAGGTTTATTGCTTCTGACGACTATTCTGGACACAGTTCACCACCGGCCACTGTTGGTGATAATCAGTCAGAGGAGAGGGacgaggaaaagaaaaagtcaggGAGTCACTGATGAGGCCTGCGAGGATGATGATGGCTGAAACCTGAACTTGACTTTGCCTCAGAGCGCGGCGGCTTCACTGACCGCACCACTGCACGGCCAGGGTCATGTGGCCGGAGGCACGAGGAGGCGGAGAAGGAGTGAATGTGGCAAAGACAAGGACAAGAACACTGAGAGCCACGggcaaacaaaaatgtatacGACACAGCTCACTTTTCGTTGTCACAGGGGATTCTAGGAGGTGCttagacagtgtgtgtgttgcaggacgATTTAGGCCTACGACCAAAGCCCTGAATCTTccctgtgagagtgtgtgtgtttgcatgtgagtgtgtgtgtgtgtgtgtatgtgtgtgtgtgtgtgtgtgtgtgtatgtgtgactgtgtgtgtcagaagtgtgtcagtgcagcagcaggattGTAGGGTGGGGGGCAGTGGGGTTACTGAGAAGCACCGGGCGTCGCGCTGACCAGTCGAGAGCCATCACTGTTGAGGGTGAGGCGGGGTGCGGGTGATGAAAGCAGAACGCTGAGCTCGTCGTTTTAACTCCCTTTTATACATgttagaaaaaacacacacaatgcaaaatGCTGGCGGCACTGTGGCCGTTATAGctattgtgcatgtgtgtgtgtgtgtgtgtgtgtgtgtgtgtgtgtgtgtgtgtgtgtgtgtgtgtgtgtgtgtgtgtgtgtgtgtgagtgtgtgtgtgtaaatagcTTATTGTTGATCCCTGTCTGAATATTCAAATTACACTGCCACAGTAATACAGATTGCTAAAATGGTTATATTTGTACAAGATATCACAATATACAACTCTGTTTTACTCCAAATATTACCATGAATACACAATGAATACAGTGTTTATTATGTTAGATGTGTattttaaagggtcagttcatgCAAATCCACAAAAGAAATCTCTGGTAGCACTGGACAGAATAATTTTGCACGGCTAAATATCACGAGACGTAATGAAAAACGTGTGAGTGAACCGACCCTTTGAAATAATTCAAAACGAACGTGGCAATTACAGCAAAAACTTGCATTTGAATGAAGGTTTCATGAAAGCAGCAAGTATTGTCTCTCACACACCTAAACACACGTACAAGTGCGCTCTTTATGTCCATTACAAATGACAAAGCGTATTTCCACTGAAGGAGTTCTCTCTGTGGAGCCATTACAGAGGTATGAAggtccatttgtttgtgagagaggagacagacacacacacacacacacacacacacatgagagaGATGCTGGGCTGATTGAGGGCGTCATTGAACCTGCAGTGCGGAGCAAGGAGCTCTTTAGCATTTCAAAGCATTCACAAACACGAGGCGCAGCTGAAAACACGAGGGTTTTTCAGACGGATTTCAATGAGTCCCCATTATATATTCTAATGATGTGCAAATATGAAAGTAACAATACCGAATCCCACAATATTGGCGACACTCATAGACGCACTAATGACAGGGCACTGGGACCTCAAAGGTCTCGGCCAGAATGCACAACCCACACCGattttgttccccccccccccccccccccccccagaataTTATAAACATGCACTATGTGTTGTAGTGTTTCAGTGGAAGACGACTGAAATATCAATCAGGCTCTTTAAAGCTGAGCTGCAGATgatcattttctgtcaatccATCAAATCATTGTCAAATTCTTCTCATAACATCTCtgaaagatttgtttttatccctGAAACTACAGGTTATTGGAGGCAGGAAGTTACTTCATATATTTTGAGTTACTTTATTTgagtatttctttatttctgtgttttctctattATATCTTATAGTGAAAATTATACTTATCCACTCAATCACATGTTTGTAGTTCACTGACCAATCATCCAACGTGTAAATATGACTGTTTTAGTAGAGAActcttatattttatttctatctgTTATAAAGATAAtagaattaattaattatcaaCAAAGTTTTCAatcttttttcacagcagacatttaaacttgttacagtaaaaaaaactaaaaggttaaaaactagaatggcactgtAGACTTCATACCTCTGaaaaaggcccaacagtccctttaaattcaaccctatttctaaccctaacccagcagGGTGGATGAttccccccctccaccccacctCTCAGTTACCTTGAACAGTGTGTCTCATGTGGGCTCTTTAGCTCAGTCAGTACCCTTCAGCCACAGGGTTGATGATTCATATAAGGGTAGTAAGTACATTTTACTTACACGTACTCATCTGGATATCTTACTATGAACCTGCAACCCCTGTAGGCAATAATCCAATAAAGGTGGAAATATTCCTGGATATTTGATCTTCTGACTCAATAacacaaccctaaccctaaccctaaccctaactgcAGCCCTAACTAACCCTAACTAGTTTTAGTTCTGTAACAGGTCTAAACATCTGCAGTGAAATTAATTCTATTATTACaagttttatattgtttatataaCTCACTTACTTTTTCTGCAATAGCCTCTCTCATCTTCAGCCTCTGTATCTTTTGTATTATAACATTTATCACATaacatttaattgtatttatatcatTAATCACATATGGTGTTTTCATACGTTAGAGTTTCCACAGCTTCTCCCTTTTCTTTGGTCCTCACCACTGCTCAGTCTAATCTGCATGACATCATCTGTACACTATACATCTTCATCAAATCACCGTAATATTGCTGTAATTATTGATTCCATGtgtcttttctctttaaatGCATGTGTCCTCAGTTGGCATCTTGTTTGTTGGCCTGCTTGGCTCTCATGGCGTTCTGCGTGACCGTGGACAGGGACGATCCGGTCATACTGGTTGTCTCCACGATCTCGATGTCCTTACAGGTCAGACACGCCACCAGCTTCTGGCGAGAGGCGCTGCGTGCGAAGAGGAACTCGTGGGACACTCCGCCCAGCACAGCACCGAGCACCGGGCCTATCCAGTAAACCTGCAGGGGAGCCAAGGAAAAACAGATGATGAGGAGATGTTATAATGAAGTGTACggacagagaaatgttttcagttcataGAGAGCCCCAAAATATAGTGTAAGCTTATTATCAGCTGAGGCCATAAAAAGTTCAGTGGAATTTATATTTGTACTTTATTGTCAATGAATCTCTTGAACAGAAAACCAACAATAAATTGATGTATGAAGCCAAAACCTCTTAAACTTTATGCCTCTGGGAATCATAGACGTTTCAATCTTTTTAAAACTCACGAATGAAGCATTACAAGTTCCTCTCTTAATAATACAGTGATCACAAGTCGTCCAATCACCACCCTCA
The sequence above is drawn from the Hippoglossus hippoglossus isolate fHipHip1 chromosome 7, fHipHip1.pri, whole genome shotgun sequence genome and encodes:
- the mipb gene encoding major intrinsic protein of lens fiber b, giving the protein MWEFRSMNFWRAVFAEFFGTMFFVFFGMGAALRWTTGPHHVLHVALCFGLAAATLIQSIGHISGGHINPAVTFAYLVGSQMSLFRAIFYIVAQCLGAVAGAAVLYGVTPGNMRGNMAMNTLQPGISLGMATTVEVFLTMQLVVCIFAVTDERRNGRLGSAALSIGFSVTIGHLMGMYYTGAGMNPARSFAPAVLFRNFVNHWVYWVGPMIGGAMGALLYDFMLFPRMRGLSERLATLKGSRPPESETQQDTRGEPIELKTQAL